A genome region from Staphylococcus capitis subsp. capitis includes the following:
- the aroA gene encoding 3-phosphoshikimate 1-carboxyvinyltransferase → MTNSEVIDINGPLKGEIEVPGDKSMTHRAIMLASLATGQTTIYKPLLGEDCRRTMEIFELLGVKITEHEETIIIDSPGYQQFKTPHQVLYTGNSGTTTRLLAGLLSGLGIESILSGDVSIGKRPMDRVLKPLLQMNAHISGIEGNYTPLIIKPSIIKGIEYQMEVASAQVKSAILFASIFSEEATTVTEIDVSRNHTETMFEHFNIPIEIEGKTIRTSPHAIQHIKAQDFHVPGDISSAAFFIVAALITPGSDITIHNVGINPTRSGIIDIVELMGGNIELNNVTHDAEPTASIRVKYTPTLKPITIEGDIVPKAIDELPVVALLCTQASGTCIIKDAEELKVKETNRIDTTADMLNMLGFSLQPTNDGLIIHPSEFKASATVDSQTDHRIGMMLAVASLLSSEPLTIEQFDAVNVSFPGFLPKLKLLENEGK, encoded by the coding sequence ATGACTAATAGTGAAGTTATCGACATCAATGGCCCTTTAAAGGGTGAAATAGAAGTTCCGGGAGACAAGTCCATGACACACCGAGCAATCATGCTTGCATCTCTAGCGACAGGTCAAACTACAATTTATAAGCCTTTACTTGGAGAAGATTGTCGCCGTACTATGGAAATATTTGAGTTATTAGGTGTTAAAATAACTGAACATGAAGAGACAATCATTATTGACTCACCTGGTTATCAACAATTTAAGACACCACACCAAGTGTTGTATACGGGGAATTCTGGAACAACAACACGTTTATTGGCGGGACTACTTAGTGGTTTAGGAATTGAAAGCATACTATCTGGTGATGTTTCTATTGGTAAAAGACCTATGGATCGTGTCCTAAAACCATTGTTACAAATGAATGCTCATATTTCAGGTATTGAAGGAAATTATACCCCTTTAATTATTAAGCCATCTATTATTAAAGGTATAGAATATCAAATGGAGGTTGCTAGTGCTCAAGTAAAAAGTGCAATTTTATTTGCGAGTATCTTTTCAGAGGAGGCAACAACCGTCACTGAAATTGATGTGAGTAGAAATCATACAGAGACAATGTTTGAACATTTTAATATTCCAATTGAGATTGAGGGTAAGACGATTCGAACTTCACCTCATGCAATTCAACACATCAAAGCACAGGATTTCCATGTGCCTGGAGATATTTCGTCAGCAGCGTTCTTTATTGTAGCCGCGCTAATTACACCTGGAAGCGATATTACAATTCATAATGTTGGCATTAACCCGACACGTTCAGGTATCATAGACATCGTTGAACTTATGGGGGGTAATATTGAATTAAACAATGTGACTCACGACGCTGAACCTACAGCTTCTATTCGAGTTAAATACACCCCAACTTTAAAGCCAATTACTATTGAAGGTGATATAGTACCTAAAGCGATTGACGAACTTCCTGTAGTCGCATTATTATGTACTCAAGCTTCAGGTACTTGTATTATCAAAGATGCAGAAGAATTAAAGGTAAAAGAAACGAATCGAATAGATACAACTGCTGATATGCTCAATATGCTAGGTTTCAGCCTACAACCAACAAACGATGGATTGATTATACATCCTTCTGAATTTAAAGCGAGTGCAACAGTAGATAGTCAAACGGATCATCGTATAGGTATGATGTTAGCTGTAGCTTCGTTACTAAGTTCTGAACCTTTAACAATAGAGCAATTTGACGCAGTTAATGTATCTTTCCCAGGTTTCTTACCAAAATTAAAGCTTTTAGAAAATGAGGGAAAATAA